From the Paludibacterium paludis genome, one window contains:
- a CDS encoding DUF7230 family protein, whose amino-acid sequence MAGFVYPYLRIFRATMPLCRPSIDLVQGAAMKKTPRLNPVARFAGQLNRCRTFVDRKKRAKSGHQKHKGREVFLPSLVF is encoded by the coding sequence ATGGCGGGGTTCGTTTACCCTTATTTAAGGATTTTTCGTGCTACCATGCCACTTTGTCGGCCAAGTATTGATCTAGTGCAAGGGGCAGCAATGAAGAAAACTCCCAGACTGAATCCGGTCGCCCGCTTTGCCGGGCAGTTGAACCGGTGCAGGACGTTTGTCGACCGGAAAAAACGGGCCAAGAGCGGTCACCAAAAACACAAGGGACGGGAGGTTTTTCTCCCGTCCCTTGTGTTTTGA
- a CDS encoding alpha/beta hydrolase family protein, producing the protein MGYHAGYLCASVRDTFFGCDFPLQVFYPTDTEESETRLGPYRLPLARDGALSLGRFPLALISHGSGGAPLTHRDLARYLARHGWVVGLPEHPRNNRNDNSGNGTLDNLAARPLHLAAAIDWFERDGRFARSVATRATAVIGHSMGGYAALALAGGKPRSLREESGDGLEREVEVAKDARIAALVLLAPATVWFREKGALDGVDQPILMLCAERDEWTPAEHHAHRVLSGTGKAGTVDYRIVRGAGHFSFLSPFPAEMTHPGFPPSQDPAGFDRLAYHYEMRAEILAFLSAGMPPQD; encoded by the coding sequence ATGGGCTATCACGCTGGCTATCTTTGCGCCTCAGTGCGCGACACGTTTTTCGGATGCGATTTTCCGTTGCAGGTGTTTTATCCGACCGACACGGAGGAAAGCGAAACGCGGCTTGGACCTTACCGGCTGCCCCTGGCCCGCGATGGCGCGCTGTCCCTCGGCAGGTTTCCCCTGGCGCTGATATCCCATGGAAGCGGCGGCGCCCCGCTCACGCATCGCGATCTGGCCAGGTATCTGGCACGGCATGGCTGGGTGGTCGGACTTCCCGAGCATCCGCGCAACAACCGTAACGACAATTCCGGCAACGGCACCCTGGACAACCTGGCCGCGCGCCCCCTGCACCTGGCCGCCGCCATCGACTGGTTCGAGCGGGACGGACGGTTCGCGCGTTCCGTCGCGACCCGAGCCACAGCGGTCATCGGACACTCGATGGGCGGCTACGCGGCGCTGGCGCTGGCCGGTGGCAAACCCCGATCGTTGCGGGAGGAGTCCGGCGATGGACTGGAGCGGGAGGTGGAAGTGGCGAAGGACGCGCGTATCGCGGCGCTGGTATTGCTGGCGCCGGCCACGGTCTGGTTCAGGGAGAAAGGCGCGCTGGATGGCGTCGATCAACCCATTCTGATGCTGTGCGCCGAGCGGGACGAATGGACCCCGGCGGAGCACCATGCGCACCGGGTGCTGAGCGGGACAGGGAAAGCCGGCACGGTCGACTACCGGATAGTGCGCGGCGCGGGACACTTCTCGTTTCTCAGTCCCTTCCCCGCCGAGATGACCCACCCCGGATTCCCTCCCTCGCAGGATCCGGCGGGGTTCGACCGGCTCGCCTATCACTACGAGATGAGGGCCGAAATCCTGGCCTTCCTGAGCGCCGGGATGCCGCCTCAGGACTGA
- a CDS encoding amino acid permease translates to MKKDTLEPPQLHRSLKARHLTMIAIGGSIGTGLFLASGATVASAGPGSALLAYALMGIMVYFLMTSLGEMAAYMPAAGSFQVYGSHFVDPAFGFALGWNYWYNWAITIAVELAAAAIIMHYWFPSVPGVIWSGAFLAVILLLNWFSVKGFGEAEFWFSLLKVVTIIAFIALGLLMIFQIMGAPMKEGLEPGLQVFNYKEAPFVGGFPAYIGVTLIVGFSFQGTELIGVAAGESSDPGKTIPMATRQIFWRILMFYGLSILIIGMLLPYNDPSLLHNDVKDVGESPFTLVFQRSGLAFAAGIMNAVILSAVLSAGNSGMYASTRMLYTMACNGMAPRVFSRLSRNGVPRYALAATTVIAGLCFLSSLYSNDQVYLWLLNSSGMTGFIAWLGIAICHFRFRRAYVRQGRDLSVLRYRAKWFPFGPLFAFALCLVVMLGQNYMAFTSRSIDWHSVLATYIGIPLFLALWLGYRWRFKTRLIPLDKVDLDHPSCAAARSDLKLDKAA, encoded by the coding sequence ATGAAAAAAGACACACTCGAACCACCCCAACTCCACCGTAGCCTGAAAGCACGCCACCTGACCATGATCGCCATCGGCGGATCCATCGGCACAGGCCTTTTTCTGGCGTCCGGAGCGACTGTCGCCAGCGCGGGACCGGGCAGCGCCCTGCTCGCCTACGCGCTGATGGGCATCATGGTCTACTTCCTGATGACCAGCCTTGGCGAAATGGCGGCCTATATGCCCGCCGCCGGCTCCTTCCAGGTCTACGGTTCCCATTTCGTGGATCCCGCCTTCGGCTTCGCGCTGGGCTGGAACTACTGGTACAACTGGGCCATCACGATCGCCGTGGAACTCGCGGCGGCGGCCATCATCATGCATTACTGGTTCCCCTCCGTTCCCGGTGTGATATGGAGCGGCGCGTTCCTCGCCGTGATCCTGTTGCTCAACTGGTTTTCGGTCAAGGGCTTCGGCGAGGCCGAATTCTGGTTTTCCCTGCTCAAGGTGGTCACCATCATCGCCTTCATCGCGCTGGGCTTGCTGATGATCTTCCAGATCATGGGCGCCCCCATGAAGGAAGGCCTCGAGCCCGGCCTGCAGGTCTTCAACTACAAGGAAGCGCCATTCGTCGGCGGATTCCCCGCCTATATCGGCGTGACGCTGATCGTCGGCTTCTCCTTCCAGGGCACCGAACTGATCGGTGTGGCGGCCGGTGAATCGAGCGACCCGGGCAAGACCATCCCCATGGCCACCCGACAAATTTTCTGGCGGATCCTGATGTTTTACGGTCTGTCGATCCTGATTATCGGCATGCTGCTGCCCTACAACGACCCCTCGCTCCTGCACAATGACGTGAAGGATGTCGGCGAAAGCCCGTTCACACTGGTGTTCCAGCGTTCGGGCCTGGCCTTCGCCGCCGGCATCATGAACGCGGTCATTCTGTCGGCCGTCCTGTCGGCGGGCAACTCGGGCATGTACGCATCCACCCGCATGCTTTACACCATGGCATGCAACGGCATGGCGCCCCGCGTATTCTCCCGCCTGTCGCGCAACGGAGTGCCCCGCTACGCGCTGGCCGCCACGACGGTGATCGCCGGCTTGTGCTTTTTGTCTTCGCTGTACAGCAATGACCAGGTCTACCTGTGGCTGCTCAACTCCTCGGGCATGACCGGATTCATCGCCTGGCTCGGCATCGCCATCTGCCATTTCCGTTTCCGCCGCGCCTATGTGCGCCAGGGGCGGGATCTGTCGGTGCTGCGCTACCGGGCCAAATGGTTCCCGTTCGGTCCGCTTTTCGCTTTCGCATTGTGCCTGGTGGTAATGCTCGGCCAGAATTATATGGCCTTCACCTCCCGCTCCATCGACTGGCACAGCGTGCTCGCGACCTATATCGGCATACCGCTGTTCCTGGCCCTGTGGCTGGGGTACCGCTGGCGCTTCAAGACGCGGCTCATCCCGCTTGACAAGGTCGACCTCGATCACCCGTCCTGCGCGGCGGCGCGCAGCGACCTGAAACTGGACAAGGCGGCCTGA